A single region of the Microbulbifer sp. MKSA007 genome encodes:
- a CDS encoding gluconate 2-dehydrogenase subunit 3 family protein, whose product MSEEKTNLGRRNALRLIATTAAAVPVIGCSEKVAQKVVVKEEVPAAEPVVKNLDAPKQTLARGTPTDPDLLNPVVPWEMQLEMGELAVLAALCDVIIPADETSPSASSVGAHHYINEYVSAPYSNNKADLVTIRGGVVWLEGESKRRFGGSFVDLNEPQKVAICEDIKWTRTAKPEFQAGARFFAKVRVLVSTAFYTTEEGMADIGYVGNRPMASFPGAPPEVLKRLGLDS is encoded by the coding sequence ATGAGCGAGGAAAAAACCAATCTGGGTCGGCGCAACGCCCTGCGTTTGATTGCTACCACCGCTGCTGCAGTTCCAGTCATTGGCTGTTCTGAGAAAGTAGCGCAAAAAGTTGTAGTGAAAGAGGAGGTGCCAGCGGCTGAACCGGTAGTAAAGAACCTGGACGCCCCGAAGCAGACTCTTGCCAGGGGCACGCCGACAGATCCGGATCTCCTTAATCCCGTTGTGCCTTGGGAGATGCAGCTTGAAATGGGTGAGTTAGCGGTATTGGCAGCACTTTGCGACGTCATTATTCCCGCAGATGAAACTTCTCCGAGTGCCTCTTCAGTAGGGGCCCATCACTACATCAACGAATATGTCAGCGCCCCATATTCCAATAATAAAGCAGATCTTGTCACGATTCGGGGAGGGGTTGTTTGGCTGGAGGGTGAGTCCAAGCGCAGATTTGGAGGTTCCTTTGTCGATCTGAATGAACCTCAAAAAGTAGCCATCTGTGAGGATATCAAGTGGACTCGCACGGCGAAGCCTGAGTTCCAGGCTGGTGCTCGTTTCTTTGCCAAAGTTCGAGTTCTCGTGTCCACCGCTTTCTATACCACCGAGGAAGGTATGGCGGATATTGGTTATGTGGGTAACCGACCAATGGCGAGTTTCCCTGGAGCACCCCCTGAAGTTCTCAAGCGACTTGGCTTGGATAGCTAA
- a CDS encoding GMC family oxidoreductase, producing MPNDDFEKKEYDALIVGSGAGGGMAAYVLATAGLKVLLLEAGRSYDPVKETPMFNLPKDAPLRGGSTPEKPFGFYDATVDGGWQVPGEPYTQGSRERGRRFDWWRARMLGGRTNHWGRISLRMGEYDFKPYSRDGLGFDWPISYNDLAPYYDKTEMLIGVYGTNEGLENTPDSSEGVLLPPPKPRAYELLAKKACDRLGIPVIPSHLAILSERLDHENIPQKLFPNNKLAQDVTRESMKSRAACFWATPCGRGCSIKANFQSTTVLLPPALATGNLDIITDAMVREVTIDKKGKANGVIYIDKDTRQERFASARAVVVAASAAETSRILLNSKSTLFPDGIANGSGAVGKYLMDTVGAGIGGQIPALESMPAHNEDGASAMHMYMPWWLYKEQLRGDLDFARGYHIEFGGGRSMPGAGAFGGMGDFTSGAYGKDLKEACRRYYGSFVWFDGRGEMIPNEDSYCEIDKDQVDQWGIPVLKFHWKWSDQELNQAAHMHKTFAEIIEGMGGKVTSTVQTDGAKAIINGGAIIHEVGTARMGSNPNDSVLNPYCQSWEVPNLFLTDGAPFVSNADKNPTLTIMALAWRTCDYIVDQFKKRNI from the coding sequence ATGCCGAATGATGACTTCGAGAAGAAAGAGTATGACGCACTGATTGTTGGGTCTGGTGCTGGCGGCGGTATGGCTGCCTATGTACTAGCCACTGCAGGGCTAAAGGTTCTACTGCTGGAGGCGGGGAGATCCTATGACCCGGTTAAGGAAACCCCAATGTTTAACCTCCCAAAAGATGCGCCTTTGCGTGGGGGGAGCACACCGGAAAAGCCGTTCGGTTTCTATGATGCAACGGTTGACGGAGGTTGGCAGGTACCCGGCGAACCCTACACTCAGGGCTCCAGAGAAAGAGGCCGCCGTTTTGACTGGTGGCGTGCTCGTATGCTGGGTGGCCGTACGAACCATTGGGGACGGATTTCCCTGCGAATGGGTGAGTATGATTTTAAACCCTACTCAAGGGATGGGCTCGGTTTTGATTGGCCGATCAGTTACAACGATCTCGCTCCCTACTACGATAAAACCGAGATGCTCATTGGTGTTTATGGCACTAACGAGGGGTTAGAAAACACTCCTGACTCCTCCGAAGGAGTGCTGCTGCCACCCCCGAAGCCCCGTGCCTATGAACTTCTGGCCAAAAAAGCGTGCGATAGGCTGGGGATCCCTGTAATTCCCTCTCACCTGGCTATTCTCAGTGAGCGTCTGGATCACGAAAATATTCCGCAGAAATTATTCCCAAACAATAAATTGGCTCAGGACGTCACCCGGGAATCAATGAAATCTCGCGCAGCCTGTTTTTGGGCCACGCCCTGTGGGCGCGGTTGCTCAATTAAGGCGAATTTCCAGTCCACGACTGTACTACTGCCACCGGCATTAGCGACGGGCAACCTGGATATCATTACTGATGCCATGGTGCGTGAAGTTACCATTGATAAAAAAGGTAAGGCAAACGGGGTTATTTATATTGATAAAGATACCCGTCAGGAAAGATTTGCCAGTGCCCGCGCTGTGGTTGTTGCAGCCAGTGCAGCTGAAACTTCGCGCATTCTCCTTAATTCCAAAAGCACTTTATTCCCCGATGGTATCGCCAATGGCAGCGGTGCCGTAGGGAAATACCTGATGGATACAGTGGGAGCTGGTATCGGCGGGCAGATTCCCGCTTTGGAAAGTATGCCTGCCCACAACGAGGACGGCGCATCGGCGATGCACATGTATATGCCCTGGTGGTTGTACAAGGAACAATTACGTGGTGACTTGGATTTTGCCCGTGGTTACCATATTGAATTCGGCGGTGGTCGCAGTATGCCGGGCGCAGGTGCTTTCGGCGGTATGGGTGATTTTACCAGTGGCGCTTATGGCAAAGACTTGAAAGAAGCCTGCCGGCGTTACTACGGCTCCTTTGTGTGGTTTGACGGTCGCGGGGAAATGATTCCCAATGAGGACAGCTACTGTGAAATTGATAAGGACCAGGTAGACCAATGGGGCATCCCGGTGTTGAAGTTCCATTGGAAATGGAGTGACCAGGAATTGAACCAGGCCGCTCACATGCACAAAACCTTTGCTGAAATCATTGAAGGCATGGGCGGTAAGGTCACCTCTACCGTGCAAACCGACGGTGCCAAGGCAATTATCAACGGCGGTGCGATTATTCACGAAGTCGGCACCGCGCGCATGGGCTCAAATCCGAATGATTCCGTGCTCAATCCTTACTGCCAGTCCTGGGAAGTACCGAATCTCTTCCTTACTGACGGCGCACCCTTTGTCTCCAATGCTGATAAGAATCCAACCCTGACCATTATGGCGCTGGCCTGGCGCACCTGCGACTACATCGTGGACCAGTTCAAGAAGAGGAATATCTGA
- a CDS encoding sugar phosphate isomerase/epimerase family protein: MKRRALLQVGAGLAAAAFTAPLFGNSGRIITNTPGGPVKISLAQWSLHRQLRSGALKVLDFPIKARKAFAIDAVEYVNQFFADKARDQNFLSALKSRAIDHGVKSLLIMVDAEGDLGNPNASERQQAVENHFQWVEAAKYLGCHSIRVNAGGQGSSREVSSACRDGLRALSEFALDFDINIVVENHGGYSSSGLWLSQLLQSVDMPNCGSLPDFGNFGDYDRYLGVEQLMPFACGISAKSFSFDKQGNETNTDFARMLRIIQKAGYKGHIGIEYEGAGDEDWGIKATKELLLRLSRQGELYGE, from the coding sequence ATGAAGCGTAGAGCTTTGCTACAGGTTGGTGCCGGCTTGGCTGCAGCTGCTTTTACCGCCCCCTTGTTTGGCAATAGTGGGCGAATCATTACCAATACCCCGGGTGGCCCTGTGAAAATTTCCCTGGCCCAATGGTCCCTGCATCGGCAATTGCGAAGTGGCGCTCTCAAGGTATTGGATTTCCCTATTAAGGCAAGAAAGGCATTTGCAATTGACGCGGTAGAGTATGTCAATCAGTTTTTTGCCGATAAGGCCAGGGATCAGAATTTTCTTTCAGCGTTGAAATCGCGTGCAATAGATCACGGGGTTAAAAGCCTTTTGATTATGGTTGATGCAGAAGGTGATCTTGGCAACCCAAATGCTAGCGAAAGACAACAAGCGGTAGAAAATCATTTCCAGTGGGTTGAAGCGGCTAAATATTTGGGTTGCCACTCTATCAGGGTAAATGCTGGCGGACAGGGCAGTAGCAGGGAGGTCAGCTCTGCTTGTAGAGATGGGCTGCGAGCTCTCTCAGAGTTTGCCTTGGATTTCGACATCAATATTGTGGTGGAGAACCACGGTGGCTATTCCTCAAGCGGACTTTGGTTATCCCAGTTATTACAGTCAGTGGATATGCCGAACTGTGGAAGCTTGCCAGACTTTGGAAACTTTGGTGACTACGACCGCTACTTGGGAGTAGAGCAGTTGATGCCCTTTGCCTGCGGAATCAGTGCAAAGAGCTTTTCATTTGATAAGCAGGGAAATGAGACCAATACGGATTTTGCCCGGATGCTGCGGATAATTCAAAAGGCGGGTTACAAGGGGCATATTGGGATTGAGTATGAAGGCGCCGGCGATGAAGACTGGGGGATCAAAGCAACGAAAGAGCTTTTGCTGCGCTTGTCGCGACAGGGTGAGCTATATGGCGAGTAA
- a CDS encoding twin-arginine translocase TatA/TatE family subunit — protein sequence MGISGVGIWQVLIVLVLAVLLFGSGKIRRLGEDLGGAISGFRRSLHQSDKDGTREDSPGNLSGNLLQAGERE from the coding sequence ATGGGTATTTCAGGCGTGGGTATTTGGCAGGTACTTATTGTTCTTGTGTTAGCGGTTCTACTATTTGGTAGTGGCAAGATCCGCCGTCTGGGAGAAGACCTTGGAGGAGCGATTAGTGGTTTCCGCCGCTCATTGCATCAAAGCGATAAGGATGGCACTAGAGAAGATTCCCCAGGTAACTTGTCTGGCAATCTACTCCAAGCTGGGGAGCGGGAATGA
- a CDS encoding DUF1080 domain-containing protein: MKKFTETKFCTSLLASAALLVTLGGCERMPEKSGIQADKDWRHLFDGKTLQGWTGANGSHVGEAWQVVDGNLVLTAGGAGDIVTAEKFSDFELELEWKISEGGNSGIIYRVAGGNAPVWMSGMEYQVLDNSAFPELEKLSHSAGSVFDLYAPSEDEVKPAGEFNKTRIRVENGRVEHWLNGSMIVSYELWSEDWDTRLANSKFSSYPDFARSESGFIALQDHGDKVWYRNIRIREL; the protein is encoded by the coding sequence ATGAAAAAATTCACTGAGACAAAATTTTGCACGTCTTTACTGGCCTCTGCAGCACTACTAGTCACACTAGGGGGTTGTGAAAGGATGCCGGAAAAGTCCGGTATACAAGCGGATAAGGACTGGAGGCATTTATTCGACGGTAAAACGTTGCAGGGTTGGACCGGTGCCAATGGCTCTCATGTAGGAGAGGCTTGGCAGGTCGTTGATGGCAACCTGGTGCTCACTGCTGGTGGAGCGGGGGATATCGTCACTGCAGAGAAGTTTTCTGATTTTGAGCTGGAACTGGAATGGAAGATATCTGAAGGCGGCAACAGCGGCATTATTTATCGGGTAGCTGGTGGCAATGCACCAGTCTGGATGTCAGGTATGGAATACCAAGTACTTGATAACAGTGCTTTTCCCGAACTGGAAAAACTGAGCCACAGCGCGGGATCAGTCTTCGACTTGTATGCACCCAGCGAAGATGAGGTAAAGCCGGCGGGAGAATTCAATAAAACGCGTATTCGAGTGGAGAATGGCCGGGTTGAACATTGGCTGAATGGAAGCATGATTGTCAGTTATGAACTTTGGTCTGAAGATTGGGATACACGTCTTGCCAACAGTAAGTTTTCCTCTTACCCCGATTTTGCCCGTAGTGAGAGTGGCTTTATTGCTTTACAAGACCACGGCGACAAAGTGTGGTACCGCAATATCAGAATTCGGGAGCTGTAA
- a CDS encoding LacI family DNA-binding transcriptional regulator, with protein sequence MSNIREVARRSGVSVATVSRALKDPQMVSPRTRERVLKAVEEAGYRPNMLARNFSSGKSFAVMVLVPNIANPFFSKVIRGIEKAAQDQGYSVLLGDTKGEPAHEQFYAGMALTNQADGLIQLDSRYPFAEKDAALAASIPMVNACERIAEDDRYPVVELDNSGAAQAMARHLIELGHRRIGIVTGPLNSPIVRDRLAGFEEEMQRHGLELNSDLVVNGEFTMPSGAEGAKKLLSLASAPTAIFCMNDEMAIGAVHQAKEMGLQVPADVSVAGFDNIEFSQFTDPPLTTIDQPAEKLGRYAMETLRRIIDGKPLKASRTILPFDLVARGSTARYQD encoded by the coding sequence ATGTCAAACATTCGCGAAGTTGCACGTCGCTCCGGTGTTTCCGTCGCGACCGTGTCCAGAGCCCTGAAAGACCCGCAAATGGTTTCTCCGCGGACCAGGGAGCGGGTGCTGAAAGCGGTGGAAGAGGCCGGCTATCGGCCCAACATGTTGGCGAGAAACTTTAGTTCCGGTAAGTCATTTGCGGTGATGGTTCTGGTCCCAAATATCGCCAATCCATTTTTTTCCAAAGTTATCCGAGGGATAGAAAAGGCAGCTCAAGACCAGGGTTACTCCGTATTGCTGGGAGATACCAAGGGAGAACCAGCTCATGAGCAGTTCTATGCGGGAATGGCGCTGACGAATCAGGCAGATGGGCTTATTCAACTGGATAGCCGCTATCCATTTGCAGAGAAAGATGCAGCTTTAGCAGCGTCGATTCCAATGGTAAATGCGTGTGAGCGCATTGCTGAAGACGACCGCTATCCGGTTGTTGAACTGGATAATTCCGGCGCGGCGCAAGCCATGGCTCGCCATTTGATAGAGCTGGGTCACCGCCGGATCGGCATAGTGACAGGCCCGCTTAATAGTCCGATTGTGCGTGATCGCCTGGCCGGTTTTGAGGAGGAGATGCAACGGCACGGTCTCGAGTTGAATTCTGACCTGGTTGTAAACGGAGAATTCACTATGCCGTCTGGTGCGGAGGGTGCAAAAAAACTGCTCTCTTTAGCCTCTGCGCCTACCGCCATTTTTTGTATGAATGATGAAATGGCTATTGGCGCTGTTCATCAAGCGAAGGAAATGGGTTTGCAGGTGCCTGCGGATGTGTCGGTGGCGGGCTTCGATAATATTGAGTTTTCGCAATTTACGGACCCGCCCCTGACAACAATTGACCAGCCCGCAGAGAAGCTGGGCAGATATGCGATGGAAACCTTGCGCCGCATTATTGACGGAAAACCGTTAAAAGCGAGTCGAACTATTTTGCCCTTTGATTTAGTGGCAAGGGGAAGTACTGCCCGCTATCAGGATTAA
- a CDS encoding MFS transporter: MSTQTKALHRNVFLVGNLSIFMIGLGFAVRASIAGNLQSDIYDHIDLANSTAMVGEALGFTFTGFALTLLFGSALVDLVGIKRMLMLSSIGYVLGSLLIIAASLVTPGEGVENLVLAGLLLTGLGWGAVEAASNPMVAAVDPENKTQRLNVLHAWWPAGIVVGGLLGLAISAFELPWQLNLIVLALPAVVMAWLVSRTEFPVTERVSSGISYGEMFKEVFRQPMFIVLWICMWLTAATELAPGQWVDLTLSRVVGMKGILILVYVSMLMFVMRHFAGRLAKKLSPIGLLWLSSLLAAVGLYCLGMARTPVTAFLAATVWGIGVCYMWPTMLATVSERFVRGGALFLGLLGFAGGMSIQFVLPRLGEIFDNAKIEAAGGLEAFEKLTGDELDAVLAAASIESFQSLAVVPLILLPIFAFIWFWDRRQAASKVQGVTVVGNQ, from the coding sequence ATGAGTACACAGACAAAGGCTTTGCACAGGAACGTCTTCCTGGTAGGAAATCTGTCAATCTTTATGATTGGTCTTGGGTTTGCTGTGAGGGCTTCGATCGCCGGCAACTTACAGTCGGACATTTATGATCATATTGATCTTGCCAACTCCACCGCAATGGTTGGAGAAGCGCTTGGATTTACCTTTACAGGGTTTGCCCTAACCCTGCTATTTGGCAGCGCATTGGTAGACTTGGTCGGTATCAAACGGATGTTAATGCTCTCATCAATAGGCTACGTGTTGGGCAGTCTGCTTATTATTGCAGCATCCTTAGTAACCCCCGGGGAGGGCGTTGAGAACTTGGTTCTTGCGGGGCTGTTACTTACCGGTTTGGGCTGGGGGGCCGTGGAGGCTGCCAGTAACCCAATGGTTGCAGCGGTTGACCCTGAAAATAAAACTCAGCGGCTAAATGTACTACATGCCTGGTGGCCTGCCGGGATTGTGGTGGGCGGATTACTAGGGTTAGCCATTTCTGCGTTTGAACTTCCCTGGCAGTTGAACCTGATTGTTTTGGCCCTACCGGCTGTGGTCATGGCGTGGCTTGTGTCCAGAACGGAATTCCCGGTAACTGAACGGGTTTCCTCTGGCATCAGTTATGGCGAGATGTTTAAAGAAGTTTTCAGGCAGCCGATGTTTATCGTGCTATGGATCTGTATGTGGCTAACCGCTGCAACAGAGCTGGCTCCAGGGCAGTGGGTTGACCTGACGCTCTCTCGAGTAGTCGGTATGAAGGGCATTCTCATTCTGGTTTATGTCAGCATGTTGATGTTTGTAATGCGCCACTTTGCCGGACGGCTGGCCAAAAAACTCTCTCCCATTGGACTCTTGTGGCTCAGTAGTTTACTTGCAGCTGTTGGCCTCTATTGCTTAGGAATGGCGAGAACCCCGGTAACTGCATTCTTAGCGGCAACAGTTTGGGGCATCGGCGTCTGCTATATGTGGCCTACCATGCTCGCTACGGTATCCGAGCGTTTTGTGCGCGGTGGCGCACTGTTTTTGGGGCTGCTGGGGTTTGCTGGGGGAATGTCTATTCAGTTCGTACTGCCGAGACTTGGAGAAATTTTCGACAACGCCAAGATTGAGGCTGCCGGTGGTTTGGAAGCCTTTGAAAAGTTAACGGGCGATGAACTGGATGCTGTGTTGGCAGCTGCCTCTATCGAATCATTCCAGTCATTGGCCGTGGTTCCCCTTATCTTGCTGCCGATTTTTGCGTTTATCTGGTTTTGGGATCGCAGGCAGGCAGCGAGCAAAGTGCAAGGTGTCACTGTAGTAGGCAACCAGTAG
- a CDS encoding sugar phosphate isomerase/epimerase produces MKAPRIQGPGIFLAQFLPSSEQPASLESMARWASDLGYKAIQVPTWDKRIFDLELASKSQAYCDDVLGICEEVGVQISELSTHLQGQLVAAHPAYKEMLDIFSPEAVRGNLQARAEWASNQLVLAARASANLKLKSHATFSGALLWHTFYPWPQRPAMLVEEGFRELARLWRPILDAFDSAGVDVCYELHPGEDLHDGLTFERFLYEVEDHPRANILYDPSHLLLQQMDYLAFIDIYHERIKAFHVKDAEFHPSGRAGVYGGYAPWIDRPGRFRSLGDGQVDFRGIFSRLTQYGYDRWAVLEWECCIKDQQQGASEGAPFIREHLITVADKAFDDFAGAETDRARNRRILGLD; encoded by the coding sequence ATGAAGGCACCCAGAATTCAGGGGCCCGGAATTTTTCTCGCCCAGTTTCTCCCATCGAGCGAACAGCCAGCTTCGCTTGAATCTATGGCTCGTTGGGCATCAGACCTGGGGTACAAAGCCATCCAGGTTCCCACTTGGGACAAGCGGATTTTCGACCTTGAGCTGGCCAGTAAAAGCCAAGCTTACTGTGATGATGTACTGGGAATCTGTGAGGAGGTTGGGGTACAGATTTCTGAATTGTCTACGCATTTGCAGGGGCAGTTGGTCGCAGCTCACCCAGCCTATAAGGAAATGCTGGATATTTTTTCTCCAGAGGCAGTACGCGGAAACTTGCAAGCCCGTGCAGAGTGGGCGAGCAATCAGTTAGTTCTTGCAGCTCGGGCCAGTGCCAACCTGAAGCTCAAATCTCATGCAACTTTCTCCGGCGCTTTACTCTGGCACACTTTTTATCCATGGCCCCAGCGCCCAGCGATGTTGGTTGAAGAAGGTTTTCGCGAACTGGCCCGTTTGTGGCGTCCGATATTGGATGCGTTTGACAGCGCGGGGGTCGATGTCTGCTATGAGCTGCACCCCGGTGAAGACCTGCATGATGGCTTGACCTTCGAGCGGTTTCTTTACGAGGTGGAAGATCACCCTAGAGCCAACATCTTGTATGACCCAAGCCATTTGCTTTTGCAGCAAATGGATTACCTGGCCTTTATCGATATCTATCACGAGCGAATCAAGGCTTTCCATGTGAAAGATGCGGAGTTTCACCCGAGTGGAAGGGCTGGAGTATACGGCGGTTACGCCCCCTGGATTGACCGCCCCGGTCGCTTTCGCTCCCTGGGGGATGGTCAGGTAGATTTTCGTGGGATTTTTAGCCGACTGACCCAGTACGGTTACGATCGCTGGGCGGTATTGGAATGGGAGTGTTGCATTAAGGATCAACAGCAGGGGGCCAGCGAGGGTGCACCATTTATTCGAGAGCACCTGATAACCGTGGCTGACAAAGCTTTTGATGATTTTGCCGGTGCTGAAACAGATCGCGCTCGCAATCGTAGGATTTTAGGGCTGGACTAA
- a CDS encoding Gfo/Idh/MocA family oxidoreductase translates to MVKKIRMGMVGGGEGAFIGAIHRMAAALDGEIELVAGCFSGDSERSRKTGEKLGLHPDRIYQSYQQMFQEESRRSADDRVEFVSVVTPNHLHLPVSIAALRAGFHVLSDKPAASTLEETLELKKEVEQSGHLYGLTHTYAAYPLVMQARAILGRRELGSIRRVTVAYPQGWLALAGDSTGSKQASWRTDPARSGESGCFADIGTHAHHLVEFFTGQHISEVCADVQAVVDERALDDDGAALFKLDQGARGTLTASQVCGGEGNNLNIGVYCEDGSLFWEQEAPNQLQVKRRGQPVAIWKAGADCEYLDGGVRSFCRTPQGHPEGYIEAFANIYRDFAGQVRGRREGVVSKNSPAVGNIDAGVRAMAFVRGVLESSRAKSSWVSLAPYWK, encoded by the coding sequence TTGGTTAAAAAAATAAGAATGGGCATGGTTGGTGGTGGAGAGGGTGCTTTTATTGGTGCAATCCATCGGATGGCAGCAGCTCTCGACGGTGAGATAGAGCTAGTCGCCGGCTGCTTTAGTGGCGATTCCGAACGCAGTCGTAAAACTGGTGAAAAGCTGGGGCTACACCCGGACCGGATTTACCAAAGCTATCAACAGATGTTCCAAGAGGAATCCCGTCGCAGCGCTGATGATCGAGTTGAATTTGTATCTGTAGTAACTCCCAACCATCTCCATTTACCCGTTTCTATTGCTGCGTTGCGGGCGGGATTCCATGTCCTCTCCGACAAGCCAGCCGCCTCCACTTTGGAAGAAACACTTGAGCTTAAAAAGGAAGTGGAGCAAAGCGGGCATCTTTATGGTTTGACCCACACTTATGCTGCTTACCCTCTGGTTATGCAAGCGAGAGCAATCCTGGGCAGGAGAGAGTTGGGGTCTATTCGGCGAGTTACCGTTGCCTATCCGCAGGGGTGGCTGGCACTAGCCGGTGATTCCACGGGAAGTAAGCAGGCGAGTTGGCGAACAGATCCTGCACGTTCGGGAGAAAGTGGCTGCTTTGCGGATATAGGCACCCATGCTCATCATCTGGTGGAGTTTTTTACTGGCCAGCATATCTCTGAAGTCTGCGCAGACGTGCAGGCGGTAGTTGATGAAAGAGCATTGGATGATGACGGTGCAGCGCTATTTAAATTAGATCAGGGCGCTCGAGGAACACTTACAGCCAGTCAAGTCTGTGGAGGAGAGGGGAACAACCTGAATATCGGCGTTTACTGTGAAGACGGTTCGCTGTTTTGGGAGCAGGAAGCCCCAAACCAATTGCAAGTAAAGCGCAGGGGGCAGCCTGTGGCGATTTGGAAAGCCGGTGCGGATTGTGAGTATCTGGATGGAGGCGTCAGGTCTTTCTGCCGGACACCTCAAGGGCACCCGGAGGGCTATATAGAGGCCTTCGCCAATATCTATCGCGATTTTGCTGGTCAAGTCCGAGGCCGCCGCGAGGGGGTAGTTTCAAAGAACAGTCCTGCCGTTGGCAACATTGATGCAGGTGTTCGCGCAATGGCATTTGTGCGCGGTGTGCTGGAGAGCAGTCGCGCAAAATCCTCATGGGTTTCCCTGGCGCCTTATTGGAAGTGA
- a CDS encoding FAD-dependent oxidoreductase, whose translation MAKTVDVDVLVLGGGIQAISLLRELSTDFSVLAIDQGLDDAESLHFHGYFSSGWNAAHPSAAKAYLKAAQFWRTQLESDGVDSHITDFYAALPREFLDIVEPNWIAAGIPVEEVPIPAPLVTTSLPSHQCFRFADDLMFDGAEAYRRFSAPVSEKLVKGSIRKFDKDSGGVTEVSADIGGSSHQIKPQLVLSACGAGNAAILESLGVPAQGVRDSQVVQPLHMLLAKGANTPPISAFLMDMVVAYHPLESGEGLWILTLNPEHPRFRSGVVDMRVAPPIERALIRDTLDRLANCMTGFEDWAAGCHWGVYAGWKTDAPGPDGDALVQLNYPRPYHIHSFDIANFLAVWPNHWGLAVEAAKEAGKWVRSKAKPRHPQSEAIGSLLSQSVGHQTICNKWQSDELEWHSWAEFVQKMGLPIR comes from the coding sequence ATGGCTAAAACGGTAGATGTAGACGTCCTGGTATTAGGGGGCGGAATTCAAGCGATTTCATTGTTGCGAGAGCTATCAACAGATTTTTCTGTGCTGGCAATAGACCAGGGGTTAGACGATGCCGAGTCGTTACACTTTCATGGCTATTTCTCCTCAGGCTGGAATGCGGCACACCCAAGTGCGGCAAAGGCTTACTTAAAGGCCGCACAGTTTTGGCGCACACAACTGGAGAGCGATGGTGTTGATAGCCACATAACAGATTTCTATGCCGCGCTTCCCCGAGAATTTTTAGATATTGTCGAGCCCAACTGGATTGCGGCGGGTATTCCAGTGGAAGAGGTGCCGATACCAGCTCCACTGGTAACAACTAGCTTGCCATCGCATCAGTGCTTTCGATTTGCTGATGACCTTATGTTTGACGGCGCTGAAGCCTATCGTCGTTTTAGTGCTCCTGTTAGCGAGAAGTTGGTGAAAGGGAGTATCCGAAAATTCGACAAAGATAGTGGTGGCGTGACTGAGGTCTCTGCCGATATCGGTGGTAGTTCCCACCAAATAAAACCCCAGTTGGTTCTCTCAGCATGTGGGGCGGGCAATGCAGCAATACTCGAAAGTCTTGGAGTGCCAGCTCAAGGAGTGCGGGATAGCCAAGTTGTTCAGCCCCTACATATGTTGCTGGCTAAGGGTGCTAATACCCCTCCAATCTCAGCCTTCCTGATGGACATGGTAGTGGCATATCACCCGCTGGAAAGTGGAGAGGGACTTTGGATACTCACCCTCAATCCAGAGCACCCCAGGTTTCGCTCTGGTGTGGTTGACATGAGGGTGGCCCCGCCCATAGAGAGGGCGTTAATCCGGGATACCCTGGATAGATTGGCAAATTGTATGACCGGGTTTGAGGATTGGGCAGCCGGCTGTCATTGGGGTGTTTACGCAGGTTGGAAAACTGACGCTCCAGGGCCGGATGGGGATGCTCTTGTGCAGTTAAACTATCCGCGTCCATACCATATCCACAGCTTTGATATAGCCAATTTCTTGGCGGTTTGGCCGAATCACTGGGGTCTCGCCGTGGAAGCTGCAAAGGAGGCCGGGAAATGGGTTCGCTCAAAAGCTAAGCCTCGGCATCCTCAATCTGAAGCGATAGGTAGCTTGCTGTCGCAGTCAGTTGGTCATCAAACTATTTGTAATAAATGGCAAAGCGATGAATTGGAGTGGCACTCTTGGGCTGAGTTTGTCCAGAAAATGGGCCTGCCAATCAGGTGA
- a CDS encoding lipocalin family protein, whose translation MKSLLRGIGIVLFALSTQAVLADDELETVPYVDVNQYLGKWYEIARLPQIFQPACTAVTADYGLNDDGSISVFNFCRILHPKYGFPISVQGTGVPIDETNSKLAITFFEGKAAGDYWILELDPGYQWSLVGDPDRSSLYLLSRTPQLDEAITDYLLDLAVTKHGYNIDHIIMTRQLTE comes from the coding sequence ATGAAGAGCTTATTGAGAGGTATAGGAATTGTACTGTTTGCACTCAGTACCCAGGCCGTTCTGGCAGATGATGAACTGGAAACGGTTCCCTATGTCGATGTGAATCAGTATCTCGGCAAGTGGTATGAGATTGCCCGGCTACCGCAAATTTTCCAGCCGGCTTGTACTGCAGTAACAGCGGACTACGGCCTCAATGATGATGGATCTATCAGCGTTTTCAATTTTTGTCGAATCTTACACCCAAAATATGGGTTCCCGATCAGTGTTCAGGGCACTGGAGTCCCCATTGATGAGACCAACAGTAAACTCGCTATCACCTTCTTTGAGGGTAAAGCTGCCGGCGACTACTGGATACTAGAGCTAGATCCTGGCTATCAGTGGTCACTCGTTGGTGATCCAGACCGCTCCAGCCTCTACCTGTTAAGCCGCACTCCCCAGCTGGATGAAGCTATTACAGACTATCTACTAGACCTGGCAGTTACGAAGCATGGTTACAACATTGACCACATCATCATGACCCGCCAGCTTACTGAGTAA